One genomic window of Kosmotoga olearia TBF 19.5.1 includes the following:
- a CDS encoding helix-turn-helix domain-containing protein: protein MRGRAQYSMELKLKVVKEYEEGHKNTREIREEYGIPDSTLWGWINKYRAEGESAFEPKLRAGDFIVDPTKIPPVLYKEIGLGKIKKDPKELKGVLNEIEKYKLIIAEKELEIRLLKEALKKTGKG from the coding sequence ATGAGAGGCAGAGCACAATATTCAATGGAATTGAAGCTAAAAGTGGTAAAGGAATACGAAGAGGGTCACAAAAACACAAGAGAAATCAGGGAAGAATACGGGATACCGGATTCTACATTATGGGGTTGGATAAACAAATACAGAGCGGAGGGAGAAAGTGCTTTTGAACCGAAACTCAGAGCTGGAGATTTCATTGTTGATCCAACGAAGATACCACCTGTTCTGTACAAAGAGATAGGGCTCGGCAAGATAAAGAAAGACCCAAAAGAGCTAAAAGGGGTTCTCAACGAAATCGAGAAATACAAACTCATAATAGCAGAGAAAGAATTGGAAATAAGGTTGCTAAAAGAAGCTCTAAAAAAAACTGGAAAAGGCTAG
- a CDS encoding IS3 family transposase — translation MQTHNSRERIGNKVAKRSSKKNWKRLAVELFAETYMGYGFSTSYLLRIFGITRSSYYRRKKPLFFLKKAKTGRRRNYCLKTNGEKFEDKELEKLLKGIYSRVNPYEPEYYLKVLGSKKLSKYFLNEFGIIVNHKKVHRMRKKLGYVRKYWPKQHHPVRRSTQHEIDRTGILWEADIKYITTIQEGNIALLDIIDVYSREIVGSYLGKSCKCKDFTRTLGRAMLYQETVPQLVRTDNGSLFTANYTREYFEKNEIIQEFGIKHHPDSQAFIESQHSNVQREFVAMNVFERAEDVYRKYQVYMDFYHNLRPHGSLKYMTPQAFKKHCSISMIQSVKA, via the coding sequence ATACAAACTCATAATAGCAGAGAAAGAATTGGAAATAAGGTTGCTAAAAGAAGCTCTAAAAAAAACTGGAAAAGGCTAGCAGTTGAACTTTTCGCTGAAACATATATGGGTTATGGTTTTTCAACCTCTTATCTTTTGAGAATCTTTGGAATAACCAGAAGCAGTTACTATCGCAGGAAGAAACCCTTGTTCTTTCTCAAAAAGGCGAAGACAGGTAGAAGGCGCAATTACTGTCTAAAGACAAACGGTGAAAAGTTCGAAGATAAAGAGCTTGAAAAACTACTCAAAGGCATATACAGCAGAGTGAATCCATATGAACCTGAGTATTATCTGAAAGTGCTAGGAAGCAAGAAGCTCAGCAAGTATTTTCTGAATGAATTTGGGATAATAGTGAACCACAAGAAAGTACACAGAATGAGAAAGAAGCTGGGATATGTCAGGAAATACTGGCCGAAACAGCACCATCCTGTTAGGCGCTCAACCCAGCATGAGATAGACAGGACAGGAATACTGTGGGAAGCAGATATTAAGTACATAACCACAATACAGGAAGGGAATATAGCCTTATTGGACATAATAGATGTATATTCAAGGGAAATAGTGGGTTCATATCTTGGGAAGAGTTGCAAGTGCAAAGATTTTACTCGAACACTGGGAAGGGCAATGCTTTACCAGGAAACGGTACCTCAGTTGGTCCGTACGGATAATGGAAGCCTGTTTACAGCTAATTACACCCGGGAATATTTTGAAAAGAACGAGATAATCCAGGAATTTGGGATAAAGCACCACCCTGATTCCCAGGCCTTTATTGAATCACAGCATTCGAATGTGCAAAGGGAATTTGTGGCTATGAATGTGTTTGAGAGAGCGGAAGACGTTTACCGAAAATACCAGGTGTACATGGATTTCTATCATAATCTCAGACCACATGGTTCTTTGAAATACATGACACCACAAGCCTTTAAGAAACACTGTAGCATTTCCATGATTCAGTCTGTTAAAGCTTGA
- a CDS encoding type II secretion system protein — MRKRGFSLVELLIVLAVIAALIATITPVALNAIKKAQATKVAQNLKTLANAFENKLYIDGEIPASINELGRDIDTDNYGVAYYITSPGTYDVIVYTKEDVDFTIVKNILSDAWNGPMPSYFNVLPGSADTTDVTAWYEFIFTVY, encoded by the coding sequence GTGAGAAAAAGAGGATTTTCACTCGTTGAGCTTTTGATCGTTTTAGCGGTTATTGCTGCATTGATCGCCACAATTACACCAGTTGCGTTAAACGCGATCAAAAAAGCACAGGCTACAAAAGTTGCGCAGAACTTGAAAACACTTGCCAATGCCTTTGAAAACAAACTTTATATTGATGGTGAAATTCCAGCATCTATTAATGAGCTTGGAAGAGATATTGATACTGACAACTATGGTGTCGCATATTATATAACCAGCCCTGGAACCTATGATGTTATTGTGTACACCAAAGAAGATGTTGATTTTACCATTGTTAAGAATATATTGAGTGACGCATGGAATGGACCAATGCCTTCTTATTTTAATGTGCTACCTGGTTCTGCAGATACAACCGACGTAACAGCATGGTATGAATTTATCTTCACAGTATATTGA
- a CDS encoding GNAT family N-acetyltransferase, whose protein sequence is MKNIEIAFGFFQYERIKIAKLLYEPFSEKVKPIFGSKEKSIEIYSRYLKSDGIIVARKDREILGVAGIKTKKDNWLEIGVLEALKEFGISIFRVAFLGLALKKSAKNGLLLDVITVVKEARGKGIGTALLSFIIDFAEKERLPMIRLFVIEQNIKARKLYERMGFKIIKFHTLLFPWRKIFGFKGSFEMVYSPRKIGTVHQKTSRVREPRGPLRGHERRR, encoded by the coding sequence ATGAAAAATATCGAAATAGCTTTCGGTTTTTTCCAGTATGAAAGAATAAAGATTGCAAAGTTACTTTACGAACCATTTAGCGAAAAAGTAAAACCTATTTTCGGTTCAAAAGAAAAAAGTATTGAAATATACTCAAGATACCTGAAAAGTGACGGGATAATTGTGGCCAGAAAAGACAGAGAAATTTTAGGTGTCGCTGGAATAAAAACCAAGAAAGACAATTGGCTTGAAATCGGCGTCTTAGAAGCTTTAAAAGAATTCGGGATCTCCATATTCAGAGTAGCATTCCTGGGATTGGCGTTAAAAAAGAGTGCTAAAAATGGTCTCCTTTTAGACGTTATAACCGTTGTAAAAGAAGCAAGAGGCAAAGGAATCGGAACAGCGCTTTTGAGTTTCATAATTGATTTTGCAGAAAAAGAAAGATTGCCTATGATCAGGCTCTTTGTAATAGAGCAGAACATTAAAGCGAGAAAATTATACGAAAGGATGGGTTTTAAAATTATAAAATTTCATACCCTGCTCTTTCCATGGAGAAAGATTTTCGGCTTCAAAGGCTCCTTTGAAATGGTGTACAGTCCGAGAAAAATTGGGACAGTCCACCAAAAAACATCGAGAGTCCGAGAACCGAGAGGGCCACTACGCGGCCACGAGAGACGAAGATGA
- a CDS encoding desulfoferrodoxin FeS4 iron-binding domain-containing protein has translation MPKVTTKGQIFVCEICGNVVEVKEVGGGELVCCGQPMTIKEDK, from the coding sequence ATGCCTAAAGTAACGACTAAGGGACAGATTTTCGTGTGCGAAATTTGTGGAAATGTTGTAGAAGTAAAGGAAGTTGGAGGCGGCGAATTGGTCTGTTGTGGTCAGCCAATGACGATAAAAGAAGACAAATAG
- the ltrA gene encoding group II intron reverse transcriptase/maturase, giving the protein MRKYYSLIDKVYLEANLVKAYHKVRKNNGAPGIDGVTVQEYGENLLERIKKLSEKLRKGEYRPSPVKRVEIPKGNGKTRMLGIPTVEDRIVQQSLKEIMEPIFEEGFHPSSYGYRKGRNPHQAVEKAYAFACKYKMKYVVQLDLSQCFDTLDHEKMIDAVAERISDGKILRLIRSFLKSGVITDQYQPSEMGSPQGGVISPLLSNIYLNKFDQKMMARGIRIVRYADDILIFAKSYKSAEKYLRIAIRILEKELKLKVNKEKTRITTIDDGIEFLGFTIQKGKIRIQEKKMKRFKAKAKTLTRRNQCTPIGEIIKRLNQLLRGFSNYYKIIDWVGVFRDLMGWIRRRLRAIILRQWKTTKKLRRVMRQKGYRGEISGIRMNKWRSSRSRLVSRLLPNKYFQKIGLYDMKLSHVPLSENPILNP; this is encoded by the coding sequence ATGAGGAAGTACTACAGTCTTATTGACAAAGTTTATCTGGAAGCGAACCTGGTCAAAGCATATCACAAGGTGCGGAAGAACAACGGAGCACCTGGGATAGATGGAGTAACGGTTCAGGAGTATGGAGAAAACCTTCTGGAAAGGATTAAGAAACTCAGCGAAAAGTTGCGAAAAGGAGAATACCGGCCTTCACCGGTAAAAAGGGTAGAAATCCCGAAAGGAAATGGGAAGACACGTATGCTCGGGATACCGACGGTAGAGGATCGAATAGTACAACAATCGCTGAAAGAAATAATGGAACCAATCTTTGAGGAAGGATTTCATCCTTCAAGTTATGGATACAGGAAAGGAAGGAATCCACACCAGGCAGTAGAGAAAGCCTATGCCTTCGCGTGCAAATACAAAATGAAATACGTGGTACAGTTAGACCTTAGTCAATGCTTTGACACCTTAGACCACGAAAAGATGATAGACGCAGTAGCGGAAAGAATAAGCGATGGCAAAATATTGAGACTAATAAGAAGTTTCCTCAAAAGTGGAGTCATAACAGACCAATACCAACCCAGTGAGATGGGAAGTCCACAGGGCGGAGTAATAAGCCCCCTGCTATCCAACATCTATCTGAACAAATTTGACCAGAAAATGATGGCCAGAGGAATAAGGATAGTGAGATATGCAGATGACATACTAATCTTCGCAAAGAGCTACAAAAGCGCGGAAAAATATCTGAGAATAGCTATCCGAATACTGGAAAAAGAGCTGAAATTGAAGGTCAACAAAGAAAAGACGAGAATAACCACGATAGATGATGGAATCGAATTTCTTGGATTCACCATACAAAAAGGCAAAATACGAATCCAGGAAAAGAAAATGAAGAGGTTCAAAGCCAAAGCAAAAACACTCACCCGAAGAAACCAATGTACACCGATCGGAGAGATAATAAAACGACTAAACCAATTGCTGAGAGGCTTCAGCAATTACTACAAAATAATCGACTGGGTGGGCGTATTCAGAGACCTCATGGGTTGGATAAGAAGGAGATTGAGAGCCATAATCCTGCGACAATGGAAAACGACAAAGAAACTACGCAGGGTGATGAGACAAAAAGGATACAGAGGCGAAATATCCGGAATAAGAATGAACAAATGGAGAAGCTCTCGATCGCGATTGGTCAGTAGACTACTGCCTAACAAATATTTTCAGAAGATAGGGCTGTATGATATGAAGCTTTCACATGTACCACTGTCGGAGAATCCGATACTCAATCCATGA
- the sfsA gene encoding DNA/RNA nuclease SfsA — protein sequence MKEMKKYKWIRKPENAKFIERPNRFTAIVELSGKKKKVYLPDPGRLEELLLPGNEVILEKRRNSGKTEHDLLLVKTKAFPTGEPLLVSVDSRLPNLLFRWLIDEKILRHFGKVKYVKPEPVVNHGRLDFYIESDNGKHYIELKSVNLIDAEGTARFPDAPTKRGTKHIKELIRLNSEGFHSWIFFMIVRKDALKFSPFFERDPELSEALNEASKNGVQIKALQFSPGIDVEFCGELRVELEKGSFPGFWPEVK from the coding sequence ATGAAAGAGATGAAAAAATACAAATGGATCAGAAAACCTGAGAACGCGAAATTTATCGAAAGGCCAAACCGCTTTACTGCTATTGTGGAACTATCTGGAAAAAAGAAAAAGGTTTATCTACCAGATCCAGGAAGACTTGAAGAGCTTCTCCTTCCGGGAAACGAGGTAATTCTGGAGAAGAGGAGAAATAGTGGTAAAACAGAGCATGACCTTCTTCTTGTAAAGACCAAAGCCTTTCCCACCGGTGAACCTCTTTTGGTAAGCGTGGATTCGCGGTTACCAAACCTTTTGTTTCGCTGGTTGATCGATGAAAAAATTCTTCGCCATTTTGGAAAGGTTAAGTATGTAAAACCAGAACCCGTAGTAAACCACGGGCGGCTTGATTTTTATATTGAAAGTGATAACGGTAAACACTACATCGAACTAAAATCGGTAAATCTCATCGATGCCGAGGGGACGGCGAGATTTCCCGACGCTCCCACGAAAAGGGGGACAAAGCACATAAAGGAACTAATAAGGCTCAATTCTGAAGGCTTTCACAGCTGGATATTTTTCATGATAGTGAGGAAAGATGCACTGAAATTCAGCCCCTTTTTCGAGAGGGACCCGGAGCTATCAGAGGCTTTAAATGAGGCTTCAAAAAATGGAGTTCAAATCAAAGCACTTCAATTCAGCCCTGGAATTGACGTGGAATTTTGTGGAGAACTGAGAGTAGAACTCGAAAAAGGTAGTTTCCCTGGCTTCTGGCCTGAAGTAAAATAG
- a CDS encoding GNAT family N-acetyltransferase, with translation MNITLMTFPGSDKERLAEAFEIRREVFIEGQGIAEAIEIDGLDPEAVHFLIKCDGKAVGTCRVREVENGIWKLERFSIRKPYRGMKLGTRLLEFVESQARNKGIYRIIMNAQLSASGFYLKAGYIKDSEEFEEAGIIHIKMYKDLTI, from the coding sequence TTGAATATAACGCTAATGACTTTTCCTGGATCTGATAAAGAAAGACTTGCAGAAGCTTTTGAGATAAGGAGAGAAGTTTTTATAGAAGGCCAGGGAATTGCTGAAGCTATTGAAATTGATGGGCTGGATCCTGAGGCTGTACACTTTCTTATAAAGTGTGATGGTAAAGCTGTGGGTACCTGCAGAGTCAGGGAAGTTGAAAATGGGATCTGGAAGTTAGAGCGCTTTTCCATTAGAAAACCTTATCGCGGTATGAAACTGGGAACCAGGCTCTTAGAATTTGTTGAGTCTCAGGCGAGAAATAAAGGTATATACAGAATTATAATGAATGCCCAGCTTTCAGCTTCAGGCTTTTATTTGAAAGCCGGTTATATAAAAGATTCAGAGGAATTCGAAGAGGCAGGGATTATTCACATTAAGATGTATAAAGATTTGACGATTTAG
- a CDS encoding transglutaminase-like domain-containing protein, producing MLEWNYKEVVSLPEVKMDDLNSSKMMELREKYHLDEVVAGVQSDYEKLKRLMKWVHDRWKHNGNNEPSREDPLTMLEEASTGKNFRCVEYAIVTAAVARSMSFPSRVLGLMRKDVETATSGAGHVAVEVWMDEYEKWVFLDPQWDVIPELDGIPLNVVEFQAAITDNGSRLKLIGSSGTEKGVYLKWIAPYLYYFNYRVDQRFFTEEEKKSGLKIMLIPKEATPPRVFQRRYPIGEYIGISNPKLFYPDMFSQYQKK from the coding sequence TTGCTAGAATGGAATTATAAAGAAGTTGTTTCTCTTCCTGAAGTGAAAATGGATGATCTCAACAGTTCGAAAATGATGGAGCTCAGGGAGAAGTATCATCTTGATGAAGTAGTGGCTGGTGTCCAGAGTGATTATGAGAAGTTAAAACGTTTGATGAAATGGGTTCACGATAGGTGGAAGCACAACGGGAATAATGAACCATCCAGGGAAGACCCTTTAACTATGCTTGAAGAGGCCTCAACAGGAAAGAATTTCAGATGTGTGGAATACGCCATTGTAACTGCTGCAGTTGCTAGGTCTATGAGTTTCCCATCAAGAGTTCTTGGACTCATGAGAAAGGATGTGGAAACAGCCACCTCTGGAGCTGGACACGTGGCTGTTGAGGTATGGATGGATGAGTATGAAAAATGGGTGTTTCTCGATCCGCAATGGGATGTTATTCCAGAACTTGATGGGATTCCGCTTAATGTGGTGGAATTTCAGGCAGCTATTACTGATAATGGAAGCAGATTGAAACTTATCGGCTCATCCGGGACCGAGAAAGGTGTATATCTAAAGTGGATAGCTCCCTATCTGTATTATTTTAACTATCGGGTGGATCAAAGGTTTTTCACGGAAGAGGAAAAGAAAAGCGGACTCAAGATAATGCTGATTCCAAAGGAGGCTACCCCTCCGCGTGTGTTTCAGAGACGTTATCCAATAGGGGAGTATATCGGTATTTCAAATCCGAAACTATTTTATCCAGATATGTTTTCTCAATACCAGAAGAAATAG
- the bcp gene encoding thioredoxin-dependent thiol peroxidase — MESKAIVGKPVPDFTLENENGESVTLSSFRGKCVVLYFYPKDNTPGCTLEAQDFRDHLKDFEALNTIVLGVSKDSVKSHMNFAKKLNLNFHLLSDPEAKVHKIFDVLKPKKRFGKEYIGTERSTFVIDKDGILIKEYRKVKVKGHVQEVLEFIKSNCG; from the coding sequence ATGGAAAGCAAGGCAATAGTTGGAAAACCTGTTCCAGATTTTACTTTAGAAAATGAGAATGGTGAAAGCGTTACGCTGTCATCTTTTCGCGGCAAGTGTGTTGTGTTGTATTTTTATCCCAAAGATAATACACCGGGATGCACACTTGAAGCTCAGGACTTCAGAGACCATTTAAAGGATTTCGAGGCTCTGAACACCATAGTACTGGGTGTCAGCAAAGACAGCGTCAAATCACACATGAATTTTGCAAAGAAACTGAATTTGAACTTTCACCTGCTCAGCGACCCAGAGGCAAAGGTACACAAGATCTTCGACGTGCTTAAACCTAAGAAAAGGTTTGGAAAAGAATATATAGGAACAGAAAGATCCACCTTTGTTATAGACAAAGACGGCATTCTAATCAAAGAATATAGAAAGGTAAAAGTAAAGGGGCACGTCCAGGAAGTATTAGAATTCATAAAAAGCAATTGCGGCTGA
- a CDS encoding BMP family ABC transporter substrate-binding protein, whose protein sequence is MKKILVVLLIAVMSLTLFGKVKAVLLVNGTLGDKSFFDSAARGMKMIEEQLGVETKIIEMGYNPSEWGPTLEDISDLGEYDIIIVGTWQMVELVERVAPMYPDTTYIIFDTAVDYSKGNLDNVYSILYKQNEGSFLAGAMAAMVSTSDKFKYSLPDKKIIGFLGGMDIPVINDFLVGYIEGALYIDPDIKVAISYVGAWNDPAKGKEFTLSMYRQGADVVFAVAGETGNGVLAAAKEMDRWAIGVDSDMQLLYEEKDMDIVKHTLSSMLKNVDYSLLRAVKLYLEGKLPVGQVEALGLKERGVGLADNPYFREIMEADPWILVKLRELELAIIRGDIKVTSAYGMSNEELNKIRDAVRPK, encoded by the coding sequence GTGAAAAAGATTCTGGTTGTTTTGTTGATTGCCGTGATGTCATTGACATTATTCGGTAAGGTAAAAGCAGTTTTACTTGTTAATGGTACTTTGGGCGACAAATCTTTCTTCGACTCAGCGGCAAGAGGAATGAAAATGATAGAAGAGCAACTTGGTGTTGAAACTAAAATTATAGAGATGGGTTACAACCCTTCAGAATGGGGACCAACTTTGGAAGACATATCAGATCTTGGTGAGTACGACATAATTATCGTTGGAACATGGCAAATGGTAGAGCTGGTTGAAAGAGTAGCTCCAATGTATCCAGATACAACTTATATTATTTTCGACACGGCTGTGGATTATTCAAAAGGTAATTTGGACAATGTATATTCGATACTTTATAAACAGAACGAAGGTTCCTTCTTAGCCGGTGCCATGGCTGCCATGGTTTCTACATCAGACAAATTTAAGTACTCATTGCCGGATAAAAAGATTATCGGATTCCTTGGTGGAATGGATATTCCAGTTATCAATGATTTCCTTGTTGGATATATTGAAGGGGCACTGTATATCGATCCAGACATAAAGGTTGCCATATCATACGTAGGTGCCTGGAATGACCCTGCAAAGGGTAAAGAATTCACTTTATCCATGTATAGACAGGGAGCAGACGTTGTATTTGCGGTAGCTGGAGAAACAGGAAATGGTGTTTTGGCGGCAGCTAAAGAAATGGATAGATGGGCAATCGGTGTTGATTCAGATATGCAGTTGTTATATGAAGAAAAAGATATGGACATTGTAAAACACACACTTTCATCAATGTTGAAGAATGTGGATTACTCATTGTTGAGAGCGGTAAAATTGTATCTGGAAGGAAAACTTCCAGTTGGACAAGTTGAAGCGCTCGGATTAAAAGAGCGTGGTGTAGGATTGGCAGATAATCCATACTTCAGAGAAATTATGGAAGCAGATCCATGGATATTGGTAAAACTAAGAGAATTAGAATTGGCTATAATTCGCGGAGATATAAAAGTAACATCAGCTTATGGGATGAGCAATGAAGAACTGAATAAAATTAGAGATGCTGTAAGACCTAAATAA